Proteins encoded in a region of the Flavobacterium sp. MDT1-60 genome:
- the hemW gene encoding radical SAM family heme chaperone HemW: protein MSGIYIHIPFCKQACHYCDFHFSTSIKKKDEMVLALSKEIIMRKNEFENDVVETIYFGGGTPSVLTNEEISFLISEVYKNYKVSENPEITLEANPDDLSSERIFELSKSQINRLSIGIQSFYEEDLKMMNRAHNSAEAKKCLEEATKYFDNISLDLIYGIPGLTDEMWKRNIETALSFGIPHISSYALTVEPKTALRKLIDTGKIAEPQDEVASNHFMILVDTLQKNGFIHYELSNFGKENYFSRNNSAYWLGKKYIGIGPSAHSYDGEKRGWNIANNSLYLKSIQENVLPIETEILSKSDRYNEYIMTGLRTIWGVSLERIEKEFGLEYLNYLKKQSQKFLNDDLLSIENNILKPTAKGKFLTDGIASDLFYLNLE from the coding sequence ATGAGTGGTATCTACATCCATATTCCTTTTTGCAAGCAGGCTTGCCATTACTGCGACTTTCATTTTTCGACTTCGATAAAGAAGAAAGATGAGATGGTTTTGGCTTTGTCCAAGGAAATTATCATGCGCAAAAATGAGTTTGAAAATGATGTAGTTGAAACTATTTATTTTGGTGGCGGAACTCCTTCCGTATTGACAAATGAGGAAATAAGCTTTCTAATCTCAGAAGTTTATAAAAACTACAAAGTCTCCGAAAATCCGGAAATTACGCTTGAAGCCAATCCGGACGATTTATCTTCAGAACGAATTTTTGAATTATCAAAAAGCCAAATAAACCGTTTGAGCATTGGAATTCAGTCTTTTTATGAAGAAGATTTAAAGATGATGAATCGCGCTCATAATTCGGCGGAAGCCAAAAAATGTTTAGAAGAAGCAACCAAATATTTCGATAATATCTCGCTTGATTTGATTTACGGAATTCCGGGATTGACCGATGAAATGTGGAAACGAAATATTGAAACTGCTTTGAGTTTTGGCATTCCGCATATTTCGAGTTATGCCTTGACTGTTGAACCAAAAACGGCTTTGAGAAAATTAATCGATACCGGAAAAATTGCTGAACCACAAGACGAAGTGGCTTCAAATCATTTTATGATTTTGGTCGATACACTTCAAAAAAATGGTTTTATTCATTATGAATTATCGAATTTTGGGAAAGAGAATTATTTTTCCAGAAATAATTCGGCTTATTGGCTTGGTAAAAAATATATCGGAATTGGCCCATCAGCCCACAGTTATGACGGCGAAAAAAGAGGCTGGAATATTGCGAATAATTCACTTTACTTAAAATCTATTCAGGAAAATGTTTTACCGATAGAAACTGAGATTCTGTCAAAATCAGATCGTTATAATGAATATATTATGACGGGATTAAGAACGATTTGGGGTGTTTCGTTAGAACGAATTGAAAAAGAATTTGGTTTGGAGTATTTAAATTATTTGAAAAAACAAAGTCAGAAATTCTTAAATGATGATTTGCTTTCGATTGAAAATAATATTCTAAAACCAACTGCAAAAGGAAAATTCCTGACAGATGGAATTGCAAGTGATCTGTTTTACTTAAATTTGGAATGA
- a CDS encoding TonB-dependent receptor, which translates to MKKIYLLLTFMLFAFSGYAQKAIISGKVLDIDDKLPLPGAMIQIVGENKYTVSDYNGRFELLNINEGTYQVQVKYIGYTAITQEIKVEAGKNNVIDFALKTSGTELNEVVVGDILKGQAKALNQQKNNKNIGNVISSDQMGRFPDANVGDALKRVPGITMQNDQGEARNIIIRGLAPSLNSVTLNGDRIPSAEGDNRNVQMDLIPSDMISTIEVNKTLTSDMDADAIGGSVNLITRATPNGERISATLAGGYLPIREHASYTAGLVYGNRFLDNKLGAVFSGSYNNVDYGSDNIENEWVKDDFGNEYLQASEVRKYDVQRIRRSGSVALDYKFDENNTIFANAIYNWRDDRENRFRTTYDDIEPIYNGEEITGFEGRVKRQTKGGVDNSRNKNRRLEDQRVQNYSIRGEHLINSKLDLDWSANYAKAREYRPGERYIEYRQKGLEMMEDLSNPRFPLMTTVGESTDEFEFDSVTENTDETSESEFGAKINIRFPFTIIPSEKGRLRTGLRLRLKEKERNNMFYSYEPINDGMELLSEIPTSYYDGKNFNPGSKYVPGTFASANFLGSLDLNNPALFDKEASPSEYLAVNYNAKENIYAAYVRWDQDFNDKLSMVLGFRLENTHIDYTGNRVLDEEELESQINNTNSYTNLLPSISFQYNATKDLVLRAAATTALARPNYYALAPYVNNIAADKEITAGNPDLDATYSYNYDFMAENYFKSVGLISGGVFYKRLNDFIYNYSDNQYDSVKFASDFPNQNNPIPVGENWSFVQSRNGDKVDVYGFEVAFQRQLDFLPGKFLKGFGIYLNYTYTKSKAKGIADEDGNERNDISLPGTTPHMFNGSLSWENKRFSARISTNFTSDYLDELGSESYKDSYYDKQFFLDANASYKITKQLRVFAEANNLTNQPLRYYQGVEAHTKQAEYYQARYNLGLKFDL; encoded by the coding sequence ATGAAAAAAATTTATTTATTACTAACTTTTATGTTATTTGCCTTTTCAGGTTATGCTCAAAAAGCGATAATTTCCGGAAAAGTATTAGATATTGATGACAAACTTCCCTTACCAGGAGCAATGATTCAGATTGTAGGCGAAAACAAATACACTGTTTCAGATTACAATGGCCGTTTTGAATTGCTAAATATTAATGAAGGAACTTACCAGGTACAAGTAAAATATATAGGATACACCGCTATAACTCAGGAAATCAAGGTAGAAGCAGGAAAAAATAATGTTATCGATTTTGCACTTAAAACTTCAGGAACAGAATTGAACGAAGTAGTTGTTGGAGACATTTTAAAAGGTCAGGCCAAAGCGCTGAATCAACAAAAAAATAATAAAAACATCGGAAACGTAATTTCATCGGATCAAATGGGTCGTTTTCCTGATGCTAACGTTGGAGACGCTTTAAAACGTGTTCCGGGTATCACGATGCAGAATGATCAGGGCGAGGCTCGTAACATTATTATTAGAGGTTTAGCTCCGTCATTGAATTCAGTAACTTTAAATGGAGACCGAATTCCATCGGCAGAAGGAGACAACAGAAACGTGCAAATGGACTTGATTCCGTCTGATATGATTTCGACTATTGAAGTAAACAAAACCTTAACTTCAGATATGGATGCCGATGCAATTGGAGGTTCTGTAAACTTAATTACAAGAGCAACTCCAAATGGCGAAAGAATTTCTGCAACACTTGCGGGAGGTTATTTGCCAATACGTGAACATGCTTCTTACACGGCAGGATTAGTTTACGGAAATCGTTTTTTAGACAATAAATTAGGAGCCGTTTTCAGCGGATCCTATAATAATGTAGATTACGGATCTGATAATATTGAAAACGAATGGGTAAAAGATGATTTCGGAAATGAATATTTACAAGCTTCTGAAGTTAGAAAATACGACGTACAACGTATTCGCCGAAGCGGTTCTGTGGCTTTAGACTATAAGTTTGATGAAAACAATACGATTTTCGCTAATGCCATTTATAATTGGAGAGACGATAGAGAAAATCGTTTCAGAACTACTTATGATGACATCGAACCTATTTATAACGGTGAAGAAATCACTGGTTTTGAAGGACGCGTAAAACGCCAGACAAAAGGTGGAGTTGACAATAGCAGAAACAAAAACAGAAGATTAGAAGATCAGCGTGTTCAGAATTATTCGATTCGAGGAGAACATTTAATCAACTCTAAATTAGACTTAGACTGGTCCGCCAATTACGCAAAAGCGAGAGAATATCGCCCGGGAGAACGTTACATCGAATACCGTCAAAAAGGCTTAGAAATGATGGAAGATTTATCTAATCCAAGATTTCCCTTAATGACAACTGTTGGCGAATCAACAGATGAATTTGAATTTGATTCTGTTACCGAAAATACAGATGAGACAAGTGAAAGTGAATTTGGAGCAAAAATTAACATTCGTTTTCCTTTCACGATTATTCCATCTGAAAAAGGGAGATTAAGAACCGGTCTTAGACTTCGCTTGAAAGAAAAAGAAAGAAATAACATGTTCTATTCTTATGAGCCAATCAATGACGGAATGGAATTATTATCTGAAATTCCAACCAGTTATTATGATGGAAAAAACTTTAATCCGGGAAGTAAATATGTACCGGGAACTTTTGCTTCGGCTAATTTTTTAGGAAGTTTAGACTTGAACAATCCTGCTTTATTTGATAAAGAAGCAAGCCCATCAGAATATCTGGCGGTTAATTACAACGCTAAGGAAAATATTTATGCGGCTTATGTAAGATGGGATCAGGATTTTAATGACAAACTTTCGATGGTTTTAGGTTTCCGTTTAGAGAACACTCATATTGATTATACAGGAAACAGGGTTTTGGACGAAGAGGAATTAGAAAGTCAAATCAACAATACAAACTCTTACACTAATTTATTACCAAGTATTTCATTTCAATATAATGCTACAAAAGATTTAGTTTTAAGAGCGGCCGCTACAACAGCTTTGGCCCGACCAAACTATTATGCATTGGCTCCTTATGTAAATAATATTGCTGCAGACAAAGAAATTACAGCTGGAAATCCAGATCTTGACGCAACATATTCATACAATTATGATTTCATGGCAGAGAATTATTTCAAATCAGTTGGATTAATTTCCGGAGGTGTTTTCTACAAAAGATTAAATGATTTCATTTACAATTACAGTGATAATCAATATGACAGCGTAAAATTTGCCAGCGATTTTCCAAATCAGAACAATCCAATTCCGGTTGGTGAAAACTGGTCATTTGTCCAATCAAGAAACGGAGACAAAGTTGATGTTTACGGTTTTGAAGTTGCCTTTCAGCGTCAGTTAGATTTCTTGCCTGGTAAATTTTTGAAAGGATTTGGAATCTATTTGAACTACACTTATACAAAATCTAAAGCAAAAGGAATTGCTGATGAAGATGGAAATGAAAGAAACGACATAAGCCTTCCGGGAACAACTCCACATATGTTTAACGGATCATTGTCTTGGGAAAACAAACGTTTTTCTGCGAGAATTTCAACCAATTTCACATCAGATTATTTAGATGAATTGGGTTCTGAGTCTTACAAAGACAGTTATTATGACAAACAATTTTTCTTAGATGCAAATGCTTCTTATAAAATCACAAAACAACTTCGCGTTTTTGCTGAAGCCAACAACTTAACAAACCAACCGTTGCGTTACTATCAGGGAGTTGAAGCGCACACCAAACAAGCAGAATACTATCAGGCCCGATACAATTTGGGATTGAAATTTGACTTGTAA
- a CDS encoding cyclase family protein: MLAKINNFEIDLSKPIDISIPLTNTDENPIAWYIEKPVIEPVVFGDWIGNVSEGKSSTNFNNIFFNPHGHGTHTECFGHITNDFYSINQALKQFFFFAKLITVEPEKIGEDLVIAKDQIERAMITSTPLNVTTEALIIRTLPNQKEKKSRKYSNTNPPYLSEDAAIFIRESEIQHLLIDLPSVDKEHDEGKLLAHKAFWNVKDTHQLNADARLNATITEMIFVPNEIQDGDYVLNLQIASFENDASPSKPILYSVVNY; this comes from the coding sequence ATGCTAGCAAAAATCAACAACTTCGAAATCGACTTATCAAAACCCATTGATATTTCAATTCCGTTAACCAATACAGACGAAAATCCGATTGCGTGGTATATCGAAAAACCGGTTATCGAACCTGTAGTTTTTGGTGACTGGATTGGAAATGTTTCTGAAGGAAAATCTTCAACTAACTTCAATAATATTTTCTTTAATCCTCATGGGCATGGAACGCATACGGAATGTTTCGGGCATATTACAAATGATTTTTACAGCATTAATCAGGCTCTAAAGCAGTTTTTCTTTTTTGCCAAATTGATTACCGTTGAACCTGAAAAGATTGGAGAGGATTTAGTTATAGCCAAAGATCAAATTGAAAGAGCAATGATCACTTCGACTCCGCTAAATGTGACAACCGAAGCTTTAATTATCAGAACGCTTCCAAACCAAAAAGAAAAGAAATCAAGAAAATATTCCAATACAAATCCGCCTTATTTATCTGAAGATGCTGCGATTTTCATCCGCGAAAGCGAAATTCAGCATTTATTGATCGATTTGCCAAGCGTTGACAAAGAGCATGACGAGGGAAAATTATTGGCTCATAAAGCATTTTGGAATGTCAAAGACACGCATCAGTTAAATGCCGACGCACGACTCAATGCAACAATTACTGAAATGATTTTTGTTCCCAACGAAATTCAGGATGGAGATTATGTTTTAAACCTGCAAATCGCCTCTTTTGAAAACGATGCAAGTCCGAGTAAACCTATTTTATATTCTGTAGTAAATTATTGA
- a CDS encoding MmcQ/YjbR family DNA-binding protein has protein sequence MNLETYYEYCLSKKGVSEHFPFDEDTLVFKVGGKMFALSSLSQWEKNEPSVNLKCDPERAQELRAEYDEIKPGFHMSKVHWNTVTLNGNLSIAFVKELIDHSYELVFKSLTKKIQNEIIDPR, from the coding sequence ATGAATCTAGAAACGTATTATGAATATTGTCTGTCGAAAAAGGGTGTCAGTGAACATTTTCCTTTTGATGAAGACACTTTAGTTTTTAAAGTGGGCGGAAAAATGTTTGCTCTATCTTCCTTATCGCAATGGGAAAAGAACGAACCATCCGTCAATTTAAAATGTGATCCTGAACGTGCCCAGGAATTGCGAGCCGAATATGATGAGATAAAACCAGGTTTCCATATGAGTAAAGTGCATTGGAATACTGTCACTTTGAACGGAAATTTATCGATCGCTTTTGTGAAAGAACTCATTGATCATTCGTATGAATTGGTTTTCAAAAGTTTGACAAAGAAAATTCAGAATGAAATTATCGACCCGAGGTAA
- a CDS encoding GNAT family N-acetyltransferase has product MNQITVSTDKNKLDVPFIQNFLKDIYWAAGRTIEEVQTTIDASVCFGIYLDDKQIGFARVITDYVVFGYVMDVFITEEHRGKGYSSILIENMMNEPILKDIQIWRLATTDAHFLYEKFGFKALEHPEKMMEKKI; this is encoded by the coding sequence ATGAATCAAATTACTGTTTCGACCGATAAAAACAAACTTGATGTTCCCTTCATTCAAAACTTTTTAAAAGATATTTATTGGGCCGCCGGAAGAACTATTGAAGAAGTTCAGACGACCATTGATGCTTCGGTTTGTTTTGGAATTTACTTAGACGACAAACAAATTGGTTTCGCACGCGTTATTACAGATTATGTGGTTTTTGGATATGTAATGGATGTTTTTATTACAGAAGAACATCGTGGCAAAGGCTATTCGTCTATTTTAATCGAGAATATGATGAACGAACCAATTTTAAAAGACATTCAAATTTGGAGATTGGCTACAACTGATGCTCATTTTTTATATGAGAAATTTGGTTTTAAGGCTTTGGAACATCCTGAAAAAATGATGGAAAAGAAAATTTAA
- a CDS encoding GxxExxY protein, translated as MSENELSRIVFDCALKVHQTLGPGLLESAYEECLFFELKKTGLRIEKQKPLPLIYEEIKLEIGYRLDIIIENKLILEIKSVDALNEIHFAQLLTYLKLTDCKLGLLLNFNVILIKNGIKRVVNKL; from the coding sequence ATGTCAGAGAATGAATTATCAAGAATTGTTTTTGATTGTGCCTTAAAAGTTCATCAAACTTTAGGACCCGGACTTTTAGAAAGCGCTTATGAAGAATGCCTTTTTTTTGAATTAAAGAAGACAGGTTTAAGAATTGAAAAACAAAAGCCATTACCATTAATTTACGAAGAAATAAAACTAGAAATTGGTTATCGATTAGATATCATAATCGAAAATAAATTAATTTTGGAAATAAAATCAGTCGATGCCTTAAATGAAATTCATTTTGCTCAACTATTGACTTATTTAAAATTAACGGATTGCAAATTAGGTTTATTGCTAAATTTTAATGTCATTTTAATAAAAAATGGAATTAAGAGAGTTGTAAATAAACTATAG
- a CDS encoding DUF4421 family protein — MNFTAVFSQNEKPKDTANFIYYPDKIMVRANMSTQSDNYLLNSKNGTNLNLETNNSYKLFLSVDYKFIGFSYGFYPKFFGGNKDEDLKGKSSFSDYNFRFFLGRWLQTVNYSKTKGYYVANMSEFDPTWVEGKDPYLQFPDFKTMQFGMSTSYLFNPKFSLKSITSFTEWQKKSAGSFLPSLIYSYNTIRSKSDDLDGKQKEFDLKLAAGYYYNFIIHKRFYVAPNLSPSLGVKFIKDKSKDAGVESIEKKTYFTRNLDGGIKMGYNSDRILFGASLNFSVSSYNEDKNNVISNDKVYGLLYFGYRFNAPGFIAKPVEKIDDKIKM, encoded by the coding sequence TTGAATTTCACTGCAGTATTTAGTCAGAACGAGAAACCCAAAGACACTGCAAATTTTATTTATTATCCTGACAAAATAATGGTGAGGGCAAATATGAGTACTCAAAGTGACAACTATTTGCTTAATAGTAAAAATGGAACAAATCTGAATCTCGAGACTAATAACAGCTACAAACTTTTTCTAAGTGTCGATTATAAATTTATCGGTTTCAGTTACGGATTTTACCCGAAGTTTTTCGGTGGAAATAAAGACGAAGATCTGAAAGGAAAATCTTCTTTTTCGGATTATAACTTTCGTTTCTTTTTAGGCCGCTGGCTTCAAACGGTAAATTATAGTAAAACAAAAGGTTATTATGTGGCGAATATGTCTGAATTTGACCCCACATGGGTTGAAGGAAAAGACCCATATCTTCAATTTCCGGATTTTAAAACCATGCAATTCGGAATGTCAACATCTTATCTTTTCAATCCTAAATTTTCGCTAAAAAGTATCACCTCATTTACCGAATGGCAAAAAAAGAGTGCCGGTAGTTTTCTTCCATCCCTAATTTATAGCTACAACACGATTCGATCAAAATCAGATGATCTTGACGGAAAACAAAAAGAGTTTGATCTTAAGCTAGCGGCAGGATATTACTATAATTTTATTATTCATAAGCGATTTTATGTTGCGCCTAATTTGTCTCCTTCGCTTGGTGTAAAATTCATAAAGGATAAAAGTAAAGATGCTGGAGTAGAAAGTATTGAAAAAAAAACATACTTTACCCGAAATCTTGACGGAGGCATAAAGATGGGGTACAATTCGGATCGAATACTTTTTGGAGCCAGTTTAAATTTCAGCGTTAGTTCTTATAATGAAGATAAAAACAATGTTATTAGTAATGATAAAGTTTATGGATTATTGTATTTTGGTTACCGTTTTAATGCGCCGGGTTTTATTGCAAAACCTGTAGAAAAAATTGACGATAAAATTAAAATGTAA
- the ruvC gene encoding crossover junction endodeoxyribonuclease RuvC, which yields MTKERIILGIDPGTTIMGFGLIKVTNKKMEFLQLNELQLSKYDNHYQKLKIIFERTIELIETHHPDEIAIEAPFFGKNVQSMLKLGRAQGVAMAAGLSRDIPITEYEPKKIKMAITGNGNASKEQVAKMLQQLLGLKELPKNLDSTDGLAAAVCHFFNSGKIVAGKSYSGWDAFVKQNEDKVRK from the coding sequence TTGACAAAAGAACGCATCATATTAGGTATTGACCCAGGAACCACAATCATGGGTTTTGGATTGATTAAAGTCACCAATAAAAAAATGGAGTTTTTGCAGTTGAACGAATTGCAATTGTCCAAATACGACAATCATTACCAAAAACTAAAAATCATTTTTGAGCGTACCATCGAATTAATCGAAACGCATCATCCTGACGAAATTGCCATTGAAGCACCTTTCTTCGGAAAGAATGTTCAATCGATGTTAAAGCTTGGACGCGCACAAGGCGTTGCCATGGCCGCGGGACTTTCAAGAGATATTCCGATTACTGAATACGAACCCAAAAAGATAAAAATGGCCATTACCGGAAACGGAAATGCCAGCAAAGAACAAGTCGCGAAAATGCTCCAACAGCTATTAGGTTTGAAAGAATTGCCTAAAAACCTGGATTCAACCGATGGTTTAGCGGCCGCAGTTTGTCATTTCTTTAATTCCGGAAAAATCGTAGCCGGAAAAAGTTATTCAGGTTGGGATGCTTTTGTGAAACAAAATGAAGACAAAGTGAGGAAATGA
- a CDS encoding lysylphosphatidylglycerol synthase domain-containing protein — MISIPHKAKQFLVLLIKLLIVGGAFYFIYNQLANNDKLDWQKFIVLFRKNQSVLGIGFILLLSVLNRYFEILKWQNLAKVIHEISLGEATKQVLAALTAGIFTPNGVGEYAGKALYYPKSEAKNVVFLNLICNGIQMILTVIFGTIGLLFLGYWKWVLVIIALSFFFLLSSIFLKKIKIKGYSIEKLIQKINEIPKPIHRKNILLGILRYLVFSHQYYFLFLAFDVDLPYLTLISTIAVVYFLASSLPTFQFLDFAVKGSVAVYFFGILHVNEWIVVFISTLMWFLNVVLPVVWGSYYVLNFKTKTAE; from the coding sequence ATGATTTCAATTCCTCACAAAGCTAAGCAATTCCTCGTTCTTCTGATCAAACTTTTGATTGTAGGCGGTGCATTTTATTTTATTTACAATCAGCTTGCCAACAACGATAAACTCGATTGGCAGAAGTTCATTGTATTGTTTCGTAAAAATCAATCGGTTTTAGGAATTGGGTTTATATTGCTTTTGAGTGTTTTGAATAGGTATTTCGAGATTTTAAAATGGCAGAATCTGGCTAAAGTTATTCATGAAATTTCGCTAGGAGAAGCCACAAAACAAGTTTTAGCGGCGTTAACAGCCGGAATTTTCACACCAAATGGAGTAGGAGAGTACGCCGGAAAAGCGTTGTATTACCCAAAATCTGAAGCTAAAAATGTGGTTTTTCTGAATTTAATCTGCAACGGAATCCAGATGATTTTGACAGTGATTTTCGGAACAATCGGCTTGCTTTTTCTCGGATATTGGAAATGGGTTCTGGTAATAATCGCATTATCTTTCTTCTTTCTTCTTTCTTCTATTTTCTTAAAAAAAATAAAAATCAAAGGATATTCAATTGAAAAACTAATTCAGAAAATCAATGAAATTCCGAAACCAATTCATCGTAAAAATATTCTTTTGGGGATTTTAAGATATTTGGTTTTCTCGCATCAATATTACTTTTTGTTTTTGGCTTTTGATGTTGATTTGCCTTATTTAACCTTGATTTCGACGATTGCGGTTGTATATTTTTTAGCTTCATCATTACCGACCTTTCAGTTTTTAGATTTTGCTGTAAAAGGAAGTGTTGCGGTTTATTTCTTCGGAATTTTGCATGTAAACGAATGGATTGTTGTTTTTATAAGTACGCTAATGTGGTTTTTAAATGTGGTTTTACCAGTGGTTTGGGGAAGTTATTATGTGTTGAATTTTAAAACAAAAACTGCCGAATGA
- a CDS encoding DUF4407 domain-containing protein has translation MLKQFFILCSGADRDLLEGCSEGEQTKYVGIGATVFFTAVMAFLASAYALFTVFDSIYPALIFGFVWSLLIFNLDRFIVSTIKKRDRFMDEFLQATPRIILAIIIAIVISKPLEIKIFEKEINTVLLKEKNEMELANKKQVGNYFKSDLDKNKAEIASLKADILKKEKEVNALYSTYITEAEGTAGTKRLGKGPVYKEKREKHDASLKEFADLKTINEAKIAEKEKTGKQLQADLDKKVSQTQPIIEGFDGLMARINALNKLPWMPSFFIMLLFLAIETSPIIAKLLAPKGEFDIKQEEAETAMKATLEQNKYQRELLKKTSAEMHDRVYADIAQDKSLYDLQRKNATELLELQSNSFVEKQKATL, from the coding sequence ATGTTAAAACAATTTTTTATCCTTTGTTCTGGCGCCGACAGAGATCTTCTTGAAGGCTGTTCAGAAGGCGAACAAACCAAATATGTTGGTATTGGAGCCACCGTTTTTTTTACCGCAGTTATGGCTTTCCTTGCCAGCGCCTACGCACTTTTTACTGTTTTTGATTCTATTTATCCTGCCTTAATTTTTGGATTTGTCTGGAGTTTGTTAATCTTCAATTTAGACCGATTTATTGTTTCGACTATCAAAAAAAGAGATCGTTTTATGGATGAATTTCTGCAAGCGACCCCCCGAATTATATTGGCGATTATTATTGCGATCGTAATTTCGAAACCATTGGAAATTAAAATTTTTGAAAAAGAAATCAATACCGTTTTATTGAAGGAAAAAAACGAAATGGAATTGGCCAATAAAAAACAAGTTGGGAATTATTTCAAATCGGATTTAGATAAAAACAAAGCTGAAATTGCTTCTTTAAAAGCAGATATTCTGAAAAAAGAAAAAGAAGTAAACGCTTTATATTCCACTTACATTACCGAAGCGGAAGGAACTGCCGGAACTAAGAGGTTAGGAAAAGGACCAGTTTATAAAGAGAAACGAGAAAAACACGACGCCTCTTTAAAAGAATTTGCTGATTTAAAAACAATCAACGAAGCAAAAATTGCTGAGAAGGAAAAAACAGGCAAACAATTACAAGCCGATTTGGATAAAAAAGTTTCGCAAACGCAACCCATTATTGAAGGGTTTGATGGCTTAATGGCCCGAATTAATGCTTTGAATAAATTGCCATGGATGCCATCGTTTTTTATAATGTTACTGTTTCTGGCGATTGAAACTTCTCCTATTATTGCCAAATTATTAGCACCAAAAGGTGAATTTGACATCAAACAGGAAGAAGCTGAAACGGCTATGAAAGCGACGTTAGAACAAAACAAATATCAACGTGAATTGCTCAAGAAAACAAGCGCCGAAATGCATGATAGAGTTTATGCTGATATTGCACAAGATAAAAGTTTATATGATCTGCAACGCAAAAATGCAACAGAATTATTAGAACTGCAATCGAATAGTTTTGTAGAAAAACAGAAGGCTACTTTATAA
- a CDS encoding PH domain-containing protein codes for MKEQFKKFLNEEQDPKAIEKITSKLNDLLMKGEEVGYIAVQKKPAITVFPDSIVLTNKRIIICKPKNLGLSMDFTDYTWDEIVGTFVKENILGSEFSFSTKTDIQVSIDYIPKIQARKIYTYAKEQLDILKNPAATSAPVTETAQLIEDETDFEEDEIEEVEAEEVTNFAEIMPATTPSYTETFEPIQPTQPSTGERKLSELSKEELFDKLQNYKKLLDNGLIMQGEYDAFKKEILSYM; via the coding sequence ATGAAAGAACAATTTAAAAAATTTCTAAACGAAGAACAAGATCCAAAAGCGATTGAAAAAATCACCTCAAAACTCAATGATTTATTGATGAAAGGTGAAGAAGTTGGATATATCGCGGTTCAAAAAAAACCAGCAATTACTGTTTTTCCAGATAGCATTGTATTAACAAACAAAAGAATTATTATCTGCAAGCCTAAAAATTTAGGTCTTTCGATGGACTTTACAGATTACACCTGGGACGAAATTGTTGGGACTTTTGTAAAAGAAAATATTTTAGGTTCAGAGTTTTCTTTTTCTACCAAAACTGATATTCAGGTTTCAATAGATTACATTCCTAAAATTCAGGCAAGAAAAATCTATACGTATGCTAAAGAACAATTGGATATTTTAAAAAATCCTGCAGCAACTTCAGCGCCAGTTACAGAAACTGCACAACTAATTGAAGACGAAACTGATTTTGAAGAAGATGAAATCGAAGAAGTTGAAGCAGAAGAAGTAACGAATTTTGCTGAAATTATGCCAGCAACAACGCCTTCTTACACAGAGACTTTTGAGCCAATTCAGCCAACGCAACCTTCAACAGGAGAACGCAAATTAAGTGAATTATCTAAAGAAGAACTTTTTGATAAATTGCAGAATTATAAAAAACTTCTTGATAATGGATTGATCATGCAAGGTGAATATGATGCGTTCAAAAAAGAGATTTTAAGTTATATGTAA